In the genome of Xenopus laevis strain J_2021 chromosome 1S, Xenopus_laevis_v10.1, whole genome shotgun sequence, one region contains:
- the LOC121399530 gene encoding protein ALP1-like, translated as MENRDLAVLIFLLYLYYYLLKKERNERAAARKYWVHPITDQRFQNGQFQLLYCELRSYPKKFQRFFRMSISSFDELLTVLKPGLCRAHTLMMDPISPEERLCLTLRFLATGQSFSSLYFRFPIGRTTIGKIVRETCLLIWSELQRLVMPTPDENAWIHIAEDFYKTTNFPNCLGAMDGKRIHIKMPFKSGSEKYSSVVLLAVVDANYCFSIIDVGAYGSTGDASAFWSSALGHQLSEGALHLPVPKPLPGTAAPSMPYVFVGDEAFGLTENIMRPYPGSQMDIQKRLFNYRLLRARRMVECAFGIFSNKWRIFHNAIQLEPDFVDIIIKACCVLHNFVRLRDGYIFQHTLTDDIPDIDWAPVGGPTGGMRVRDHFANYFMSPDGAVPWQLNRI; from the exons ATGGAAAATAGGGATCTGgctgttttaatttttcttttatacctctattattatttgctaaagaaagaaagaaatgaaagagCTGCTGCTAGAAAATATTGGGTACATCCCATCACAGATCAGCGGTTTCAGAATGGACAGTTTCAGTTATTATACTGTGAACTTCGCAGCTATCCAAAAAAATTCCAAAGGTTTTTCAGAATGTCTATATCAAGCTTTGATGAGCTTCTGACCGTTTTGAAGCCAGGCCTGTGTCGTGCCCACACCTTGATGATGGATCCAATTTCACCAGAGGAGCGACTGTGCCTAACACTAAG GTTTTTAGCAACTGGACAATCATTCTCTTCCTTGTATTTCCGATTCCCTATCGGTCGAACCACTATAGGCAAAATTGTAAGAGAAACTTGCCTGCTTATTTGGTCTGAGCTGCAAAGACTTGTGATGCCAACCCCAGATGAAAATGCATGGATTCACATTGCAGAAGATTTCTACAAAACAACCAATTTTCCTAATTGTTTGGGTGCTATGGATGGAAAACGCATTCATATTAAAATGCCTTTCAAAAGTGGCTCAGAAAAATACTCTTCGGTTGTTCTTCTGGCTGTTGTTGATGCAAATTATTGCTTTTCTATCATCGATGTGGGAGCCTATGGAAGCACTGGTGATGCTAGTGCTTTCTGGAGTTCAGCACTGGGACATCAATTATCAGAAGGGGCACTTCATCTACCTGTTCCTAAACCATTGCCTGGGACTGCTGCACCTTCCATGCCTTATGTTTTTGTGGGTGATGAGGCCTTTGGTCTTACGGAAAACATAATGCGGCCTTACCCAGGGTCACAAATGGACATTCAGAAACGACTTTTCAATTACAGATTATTGAGAGCACGTCGTATGGTAGAGTGTGCTTTTGGCATCTTTTCCAACAAATGGCGTATATTCCATAACGCAATACAACTGGAACCTGATTTTGTGGACATTATAATAAAAGCTTGTTGTGTCCTACACAACTTTGTTCGTCTTCGGGATGGGTATATCTTTCAACACACTCTGACCGATGATattccagatattgattgggcccCTGTTGGAGGTCCTACAGGAGGAATGAGAGTGAGAGATCATTTTGCCAATTACTTTATGTCTCCCGATGGTGCTGTGCCATGGCAGTTGAACCGCATTTAA